In Nostoc sp. UHCC 0926, a single genomic region encodes these proteins:
- the crtH gene encoding carotenoid isomerase, which produces MQDIDAIVIGSGIGGLVTATQLAAKGAKVLVLERYLIPGGSAGYFERQGYRFDVGASMIFGLGQNGTTNLLTRALSAVNVSQEAIADPVQIHYHLPQGLNLKVDRVYEKFLQNLIAHFRHEEQGIRRFYEECQKVFKCLNSMDLLSLEEPRYLLRVFFQHPLACLGLVKYLPQNAGDFARRYIKDPQLLKFIDMECYCWSVVPSDMTPMINAGMVFSDRHYGGVNYPKGGVGQIAQKLVEGLEKAGGKIQYQARVTKILTEQGKAVGVQLANGKLYRGKRIVSNATRWDTFEQLLPAEVMPHNEKEWQQNYQKSPSFLSLHIGVKESVLPAGTECHHILLEDWEKMTAAEGTVFVSIPTLLDPDLAPSGYHIIHAFTPHWIDDWQELSVSEYEAKKEEAAWRIIDRLEKIFPGLDAGLDYLEVGTPRTHRRFLGREDGTYGPIPRRKLWGLLKMPFNRTAIPGLYCVGDSTFPGQGLNAVAFSGFACAHRIAVDLGF; this is translated from the coding sequence ATGCAAGATATTGATGCGATCGTGATTGGGTCTGGTATTGGCGGATTAGTAACAGCGACCCAGTTAGCGGCGAAGGGAGCGAAAGTGCTGGTACTGGAACGTTATTTGATTCCAGGTGGGAGCGCCGGTTATTTTGAACGCCAAGGCTATCGATTCGATGTTGGCGCATCGATGATTTTTGGATTGGGACAGAACGGTACTACTAACTTACTCACCCGTGCATTATCAGCTGTAAATGTCAGCCAAGAAGCGATCGCAGATCCGGTGCAAATTCACTATCACCTACCCCAAGGTTTAAACCTGAAGGTTGACCGGGTTTATGAAAAATTTTTGCAAAATCTTATTGCTCATTTTCGCCATGAAGAACAGGGGATTCGTCGCTTTTATGAAGAATGCCAAAAAGTATTCAAGTGCCTCAACAGCATGGATTTGCTGTCGCTGGAAGAACCTCGGTATCTACTGCGGGTATTTTTCCAACATCCTTTGGCATGTCTCGGTTTAGTTAAGTATCTGCCTCAAAATGCTGGGGATTTTGCCAGACGCTACATCAAAGATCCCCAATTATTGAAATTTATCGATATGGAATGTTATTGCTGGTCAGTGGTTCCATCGGACATGACACCAATGATTAATGCTGGGATGGTCTTTTCTGACAGGCATTATGGCGGAGTGAACTATCCTAAAGGCGGAGTGGGACAAATTGCCCAAAAACTGGTGGAAGGTCTAGAGAAGGCTGGAGGTAAGATTCAGTACCAAGCTAGAGTCACGAAAATTCTTACAGAACAGGGAAAAGCGGTAGGTGTGCAACTGGCTAATGGTAAACTATATCGGGGTAAACGCATAGTTTCTAATGCTACACGCTGGGATACATTTGAACAATTACTACCAGCAGAAGTAATGCCACATAATGAGAAAGAGTGGCAACAAAATTATCAAAAATCTCCAAGCTTCTTGAGTTTGCACATCGGGGTAAAAGAGTCAGTTTTGCCTGCGGGGACAGAGTGCCACCATATTTTGCTAGAAGATTGGGAAAAGATGACAGCAGCAGAAGGCACAGTTTTTGTTTCGATTCCCACATTACTTGACCCAGATTTAGCACCAAGTGGATATCATATCATTCATGCCTTCACGCCTCACTGGATTGATGATTGGCAAGAACTTTCTGTGAGCGAGTACGAAGCGAAGAAAGAAGAGGCGGCTTGGCGAATTATTGACCGCCTAGAGAAGATTTTTCCAGGCTTAGATGCTGGATTGGATTATCTGGAGGTAGGCACACCCCGCACCCATCGCCGCTTTTTGGGTCGTGAAGATGGCACATATGGGCCAATTCCCCGGCGCAAGTTGTGGGGGTTATTGAAGATGCCCTTTAATCGCACAGCTATTCCAGGACTTTATTGTGTAGGGGATAGTACCTTTCCGGGTCAAGGATTGAATGCAGTCGCTTTTTCTGGGTTTGCTTGTGCCCACCGCATTGCCGTAGATTTAGGATTTTAA
- the upp gene encoding uracil phosphoribosyltransferase, producing MTLQLRVYVPPHPLIKHWLAVARDAGTPSVLFRSAMTELGRWLTYEAVRDWLPTQETTVQSPLDTCLATVIDPQVPMAVVPILRAGLGLLEGAQTLLPLASIYHLGLARDEETLQPHCYLNKLPEKFDPETLVLITDPMLATGGSIMAAMAELTQRGADPALIRIVCVVAAPPALQKLSAAYPGLIVYTATIDEIVNSKGYIVPGLGDAGDRIFGT from the coding sequence ATGACGCTACAATTGCGTGTTTATGTTCCACCCCATCCCCTGATCAAACACTGGCTAGCAGTTGCCCGTGATGCAGGCACGCCTTCAGTATTATTTCGCAGTGCCATGACTGAGTTGGGAAGATGGCTGACTTATGAAGCTGTGCGAGACTGGTTGCCCACCCAAGAAACAACGGTGCAGAGTCCCTTGGATACCTGTCTGGCAACTGTGATTGATCCACAAGTGCCTATGGCAGTAGTGCCAATTCTGCGGGCTGGACTAGGATTACTTGAGGGAGCGCAGACTTTACTACCTTTGGCATCGATTTACCATCTTGGCTTGGCACGAGATGAAGAGACACTGCAACCTCATTGTTATCTGAACAAGTTACCAGAAAAATTTGACCCCGAAACACTAGTGTTAATTACCGATCCAATGTTGGCAACAGGAGGGTCGATAATGGCTGCAATGGCAGAATTGACACAACGAGGTGCTGATCCAGCCCTGATACGGATTGTTTGTGTAGTGGCGGCTCCACCAGCTTTGCAAAAACTGAGTGCAGCTTATCCAGGTTTAATAGTTTACACGGCGACTATTGACGAAATAGTTAACAGTAAGGGGTATATTGTCCCAGGATTGGGAGATGCAGGCGATCGCATCTTTGGGACTTAA
- a CDS encoding YggT family protein, translating into MYLLITTLATFIQIYTVLLIIRVLLTWFPTINWYNQPFSALSQITDPYLDLFRRIIPPLGGMDFSPMLAIILLQLVSGLIGGLQAYA; encoded by the coding sequence ATGTACCTTCTGATTACCACTCTGGCTACTTTCATCCAGATTTATACTGTTTTGCTAATTATTCGGGTTTTATTGACCTGGTTCCCGACAATTAACTGGTATAACCAGCCATTTTCTGCTTTGAGCCAGATAACTGACCCTTATCTGGATTTGTTCCGCCGAATTATTCCCCCATTGGGTGGTATGGATTTTTCTCCAATGTTAGCGATTATACTGCTTCAACTTGTAAGTGGTTTGATAGGTGGTCTGCAAGCCTACGCATAA
- a CDS encoding biotin carboxylase — translation MRLRSLTVVFISCLITFLSWVITPPAVALTQIKLFDVSYKDCPPELAQGAVSSSGSAAANCFIVIGKAENGTNKTVYDADIFGRIYDANNDSVMQNRTRLGSITEVPPGISDFELRISVPANQPTPLKLKQFKAAGFSGQVRR, via the coding sequence ATGCGGTTGCGGTCACTCACGGTCGTTTTTATTTCCTGTCTCATCACGTTTCTATCGTGGGTGATCACTCCCCCTGCTGTAGCGTTGACACAGATTAAATTATTTGATGTTTCTTATAAAGATTGTCCACCAGAACTAGCACAAGGGGCTGTGAGCAGTAGTGGTAGCGCGGCTGCTAATTGCTTTATTGTCATTGGCAAAGCAGAAAATGGTACTAATAAAACAGTTTACGACGCAGATATTTTTGGACGCATCTATGATGCCAACAATGACTCGGTGATGCAAAACCGCACTCGCTTAGGTTCTATTACCGAAGTTCCACCAGGTATTAGCGATTTTGAATTGAGAATTTCTGTGCCTGCGAATCAGCCTACTCCATTGAAGCTGAAGCAGTTTAAAGCAGCGGGATTTAGCGGTCAAGTCCGGCGTTAA
- a CDS encoding alpha/beta hydrolase: MFAKPKTLLSWLALLLSFASLFLSSWIIIPAPNMFLLTLAVGAPEISPWLLLLNLLSLLLSLFYIRRHKLQRLACIFSLIGLLICGWVLVNIPLTEMQMAKAMKQGLGANYLEQIPVPVSAKMQTHPFNLVNSFRGIALGKTRHQKDILFASPAGVPLKMEVYQPSEVGKYPAVIVIYGGAWQYGNPHANSEFNQYIANRGYTVFAIDYRHAPKYRFPTQLDDVRTALNFIRKHAAEYEADPERIVLLGRSAGAHLAMLAAYQPDAPPIRAVVNYYGPVNLTEGYKTPPVPDPINTRAVLKAFLGGSLEELPNQYQIASPINYLTHPLPPTLLIYGSRDHLVEVRFGRQMYERLHDSGNTAVFLEIPWAEHAFDAVFNGVSNQLALYYTERFLAWALLKQ; this comes from the coding sequence ATGTTTGCTAAACCCAAAACACTTTTATCATGGCTTGCATTATTACTCAGTTTTGCAAGTTTATTTCTCAGTTCTTGGATTATTATTCCGGCTCCAAATATGTTTTTACTCACCCTAGCAGTGGGAGCGCCAGAAATCAGTCCTTGGTTATTGTTATTAAATTTGCTCTCTTTATTGCTTTCTTTGTTCTACATCCGTCGCCATAAACTACAGCGTTTAGCTTGCATATTCAGTTTGATAGGATTGCTAATTTGTGGATGGGTGCTAGTGAATATCCCACTAACTGAAATGCAGATGGCTAAAGCGATGAAACAAGGATTAGGAGCAAATTATCTAGAGCAAATTCCAGTCCCAGTAAGCGCTAAGATGCAAACCCATCCCTTTAATTTAGTTAATTCCTTCCGGGGTATTGCATTAGGCAAAACGCGTCATCAAAAAGATATTCTTTTTGCTTCTCCTGCGGGAGTGCCTTTAAAAATGGAAGTTTACCAACCTTCAGAGGTAGGGAAATATCCAGCAGTCATAGTAATTTATGGTGGAGCTTGGCAATATGGCAATCCTCATGCCAATTCCGAGTTTAATCAATATATTGCAAATCGTGGATATACAGTATTTGCAATTGACTATCGACACGCACCTAAATATCGGTTTCCAACTCAGTTAGATGACGTGCGTACAGCCCTAAATTTTATTCGCAAACATGCAGCAGAATATGAAGCCGATCCAGAACGTATTGTACTTTTAGGACGTTCTGCGGGAGCGCACCTAGCAATGCTAGCGGCTTATCAACCAGATGCACCACCCATTCGTGCTGTGGTGAACTATTACGGGCCTGTTAACTTAACTGAAGGATACAAAACACCGCCAGTTCCTGATCCTATCAACACCCGCGCTGTTTTAAAAGCATTTCTCGGTGGTTCTTTAGAAGAATTGCCTAATCAGTATCAAATTGCTTCACCGATAAATTATCTAACGCACCCTTTACCGCCAACTTTATTAATTTACGGCAGTCGTGACCATTTGGTAGAAGTGCGATTTGGTAGACAGATGTATGAACGTTTACATGACTCTGGTAATACTGCGGTTTTTTTAGAAATTCCTTGGGCAGAACACGCTTTTGATGCCGTTTTCAACGGTGTGAGCAATCAATTAGCATTGTATTATACCGAAAGGTTTTTGGCTTGGGCGTTGTTAAAGCAATAA
- a CDS encoding NACHT N-terminal Helical domain 1-containing protein, protein MTVVRSLFSILCPAVAKIIISTCLKNSSSEKAVGEDIVDKLKNFISNPSDQEKIQRSLEKIAKQIVEKMQPIFDLEAASISQASRTAIQLEIADTLRRSEVTSELLMSFSLDVKSLILNLRNAYPEACKHFSRNETALYERMLEEVSRGIIEVAPQLQGFTLAATTESLQRLEEIIEHLQTSQEQSQRDKNEFERKYRQVIIRELDRMEMFGLPRMDTLTAQQSLSKAYVTLSAIRHEREEQNQQAEIISRSLTEEIAVHVQQEKITSLRTSPVHETLATCRRIEIQGGAGAGKSTHLQWLAVRAAKQDFPPALESWNRLIPFFIRLRSLVDKDFPTPEEFPKLIARNIADTMPKGWAHQCLEAGYALVLIDGVDELPRNQRQDFFNALADLVADFPYARYVVTSRPAGLKDGQGEKWQDWETWTEQAEFLNLSLQSMSSTDIEQFITQWHEALIAACRPEDQEINLQNRATDLKRLLRQRPELRRLATTPLLCAMICALYRDRGENLPTERIKLYQECIDMLLNSRDRGRKIKLDLDESYPGDLSDSQKMALIQSFAYWMMENNYSDVEIDRVDAHFTRRLPGMTLPKEVTGKQIRALFVERVALLREPAVGKIDFAHRTFQEFLAAQAALNEDSVNVLLQHAHNDQWREAIIVAAGLGRPRERKELLERLLQMGNEMPDKRHYLHLLAVACLETTIEVDPQIRAEVLKQAEALLPPKDDDEVIMVARAGDAITPLLAPKPNYSQRETTLCIQALAKIGSSAAMEILADYAKNTRYDLSRELGRAWDAFDRDAYAYKVLSHTKKVYLPTLISWEEFEHLKHINELTIEKLSLKDLSPLQKITNLTKLEIWETDEIYDLSPLVKVTNLVNLLIFNRNKAIDWRFLKTMTQLNTLHFMGTGISTLGLLANLTNLENLIIMTKDDIRDFSPLANLSKLTSLSIGTLIFEREGALKTPEQICVINSWKKLSSLTSLKLSRTKLKDISPLASLSNLTNLILDNNEINDLSPLANLPNLVSLTIAEAGITDISPLIQCYNLRKLSLGQVSLFKSRSFSFKTPVSDLSPLANLPNLTELVIGNTDITDLSPLEGLPNLKIEIVRDQQHSEKTANGKGATF, encoded by the coding sequence ATGACTGTTGTGCGATCGCTTTTTTCCATTCTCTGCCCTGCTGTAGCAAAGATAATAATCTCTACTTGCCTGAAAAATAGCTCATCAGAGAAGGCGGTTGGAGAAGATATAGTAGACAAGCTTAAAAATTTTATTTCTAATCCTAGTGACCAAGAGAAGATACAAAGAAGTCTTGAAAAGATTGCCAAGCAGATAGTAGAAAAGATGCAGCCCATTTTCGACCTGGAAGCTGCAAGCATCAGCCAAGCCAGCCGCACAGCGATTCAACTTGAAATTGCAGACACATTGCGTCGGTCTGAGGTAACAAGTGAGTTGCTGATGAGTTTTAGTCTGGATGTAAAATCCTTAATCCTAAATCTTCGCAATGCTTATCCAGAGGCTTGCAAACATTTTAGTCGCAATGAAACTGCTCTCTATGAGCGGATGTTAGAAGAAGTAAGCAGAGGCATCATCGAAGTAGCACCACAATTACAAGGTTTTACACTTGCTGCAACTACAGAGAGTTTACAGCGACTAGAAGAAATTATTGAGCATCTCCAGACATCACAAGAACAGTCTCAACGAGACAAAAATGAGTTTGAGAGGAAATATCGACAAGTCATCATCCGCGAACTAGATCGGATGGAGATGTTTGGTTTGCCGCGAATGGATACCCTCACTGCTCAACAAAGCCTTAGCAAAGCCTACGTTACCTTGTCAGCAATACGGCACGAGCGAGAGGAGCAAAATCAACAGGCAGAAATTATCAGTAGAAGCCTAACGGAGGAAATAGCAGTTCACGTTCAGCAGGAGAAAATCACCAGTTTACGCACATCTCCAGTACATGAAACGCTTGCGACCTGCCGACGGATAGAAATTCAGGGTGGGGCGGGTGCTGGTAAAAGTACACATCTCCAGTGGCTAGCTGTGCGTGCGGCCAAGCAAGATTTTCCACCTGCCTTAGAGTCTTGGAATCGACTGATACCATTTTTTATTCGGCTAAGGTCTCTAGTAGATAAAGATTTCCCTACACCGGAAGAATTTCCAAAACTCATTGCTCGTAACATTGCTGATACGATGCCCAAGGGGTGGGCACATCAATGCCTTGAGGCAGGATATGCATTGGTATTGATTGATGGGGTGGATGAACTGCCACGAAACCAGCGTCAAGATTTTTTCAATGCTCTTGCTGACTTGGTAGCAGACTTTCCCTATGCGCGTTACGTTGTCACATCACGTCCTGCTGGGCTAAAGGATGGTCAAGGGGAAAAGTGGCAGGACTGGGAAACTTGGACAGAGCAAGCAGAATTTCTCAATCTGTCACTACAGTCCATGAGTTCTACTGATATCGAGCAGTTTATTACTCAGTGGCATGAGGCTCTGATAGCTGCTTGTCGTCCAGAAGATCAAGAGATTAATTTACAGAATAGGGCAACTGACCTAAAACGTCTATTGCGTCAACGTCCTGAGTTGCGCCGACTGGCAACCACACCATTGTTGTGTGCGATGATTTGTGCGCTGTATCGAGACCGTGGTGAAAATCTGCCTACAGAACGTATCAAACTTTACCAAGAGTGCATTGATATGTTGTTGAACAGCCGCGATCGCGGGCGCAAAATCAAACTCGACCTTGACGAGTCTTACCCAGGTGATCTGTCCGACAGTCAGAAAATGGCTTTAATCCAATCTTTTGCTTATTGGATGATGGAAAATAATTATTCTGACGTTGAAATAGACAGAGTTGATGCACACTTCACCCGTCGCCTGCCAGGGATGACCCTTCCCAAAGAAGTGACTGGGAAACAGATACGCGCTCTATTTGTGGAAAGAGTAGCACTTTTGCGGGAACCAGCTGTTGGGAAAATTGATTTTGCACACCGAACCTTTCAAGAGTTTCTCGCAGCACAGGCAGCACTGAACGAAGATAGTGTTAATGTACTGCTGCAACATGCCCACAATGATCAATGGCGGGAAGCAATTATTGTTGCTGCGGGTCTAGGTCGCCCCAGAGAGCGTAAAGAACTGCTTGAAAGGCTGCTCCAGATGGGTAACGAAATGCCAGATAAACGCCATTATTTGCATTTGCTGGCGGTGGCATGTTTGGAAACAACCATAGAAGTTGATCCTCAGATACGTGCTGAAGTCCTTAAACAAGCTGAAGCTTTGTTACCTCCCAAAGATGATGACGAGGTGATAATGGTTGCGAGGGCTGGGGATGCGATCACACCTTTGCTTGCTCCTAAGCCAAACTATTCTCAGAGGGAAACTACTCTGTGTATACAGGCGCTAGCTAAGATTGGTAGTTCTGCTGCTATGGAAATTTTGGCTGATTATGCAAAAAATACTCGTTATGACTTAAGTAGAGAATTAGGTAGAGCTTGGGATGCTTTTGACCGTGATGCTTATGCTTATAAGGTACTATCCCATACTAAAAAAGTATATCTCCCTACTCTGATTTCATGGGAAGAATTTGAGCATCTTAAGCATATTAATGAGTTAACTATAGAAAAACTATCTTTAAAAGATTTGAGTCCACTACAAAAAATTACCAATCTTACTAAATTAGAAATATGGGAAACAGATGAAATATATGATTTAAGTCCTTTAGTGAAAGTTACTAATTTAGTTAATTTGCTAATTTTTAATAGAAATAAAGCCATAGACTGGCGGTTTTTGAAGACCATGACCCAGCTTAATACACTTCATTTTATGGGAACAGGTATCAGCACACTAGGTTTACTAGCGAACCTTACTAATCTAGAAAACTTAATTATTATGACGAAAGATGACATTCGTGATTTCAGTCCGCTTGCCAATCTTTCTAAACTAACCTCACTGAGTATAGGAACATTAATTTTTGAGAGAGAAGGTGCATTAAAAACACCTGAGCAAATTTGCGTTATTAACTCCTGGAAAAAGCTTTCTAGTCTGACAAGTTTAAAACTTTCCCGCACAAAATTAAAAGATATTAGTCCACTTGCTTCCCTTTCTAATCTCACCAATTTAATACTTGATAATAATGAAATTAATGACCTCAGTCCCTTAGCAAACCTTCCTAATCTTGTCAGCCTGACTATAGCTGAAGCAGGTATCACCGACATTAGTCCCCTTATTCAATGTTACAACTTACGTAAACTATCTTTAGGTCAAGTAAGCTTATTTAAAAGTCGTTCCTTCTCTTTCAAAACACCTGTTAGCGACCTTAGTCCGCTTGCTAACCTTCCTAATCTTACGGAATTAGTTATAGGAAATACAGATATTACTGACCTTAGCCCGTTAGAAGGATTACCCAACCTTAAAATTGAAATCGTTAGAGATCAGCAACACTCAGAAAAAACTGCAAATGGCAAAGGAGCTACTTTTTAG
- a CDS encoding shikimate dehydrogenase encodes MTKERLITGKTQLLGVIGHPVEHSLSPVMHNAAIAHLGLDYVYLPFPIEPENLEVAIAGFAAVGVVGFNVTIPHKQAIMPLLSEITPLAQTIGAVNTVSRQNNKWVGTNTDIEGFIAPLQTTYKQDWSQKVAVILGNGGAARAVVAGCHQLGFAKIHVVGRNVQRLEEFAKSWSNSPISKNLQVDQWEELSKLIPQANLLVNTTPIGMYPKVDESPLSGEEIANLPTDAIAYDLIYIPKPTQFLEQAQKQGAIAIDGLEMLVQQGVAALKIWLQQETVPVEVMRQALLNHLGLGK; translated from the coding sequence ATGACTAAAGAAAGATTAATTACAGGTAAAACTCAACTGCTGGGTGTAATTGGACATCCGGTGGAACATTCGCTATCGCCAGTCATGCATAATGCAGCGATCGCTCATTTAGGATTAGATTACGTTTATCTTCCCTTTCCTATCGAACCAGAGAATCTAGAGGTAGCGATCGCAGGTTTCGCCGCTGTTGGGGTTGTCGGTTTTAATGTGACAATCCCTCATAAACAGGCAATCATGCCCCTCCTCTCAGAAATTACCCCTCTTGCTCAAACTATCGGCGCAGTGAATACTGTTAGTCGCCAAAATAACAAATGGGTGGGCACAAATACAGATATAGAAGGATTTATCGCTCCTTTGCAGACAACATATAAACAGGATTGGAGTCAGAAGGTAGCGGTAATTTTAGGCAATGGTGGCGCAGCCAGGGCAGTTGTAGCAGGTTGTCACCAGCTAGGTTTTGCCAAAATTCATGTTGTTGGGCGTAATGTGCAGAGATTAGAAGAATTTGCCAAGAGTTGGAGCAATTCACCCATAAGTAAGAATTTACAAGTTGATCAATGGGAGGAACTTTCAAAGCTAATTCCCCAAGCTAATCTGCTGGTAAACACAACCCCCATAGGTATGTATCCCAAGGTTGATGAGTCGCCTTTGAGTGGAGAGGAAATAGCGAATTTGCCAACGGATGCGATCGCTTACGATTTAATATATATCCCTAAACCGACGCAATTTCTAGAGCAAGCTCAAAAACAAGGCGCAATTGCGATCGATGGATTAGAAATGCTAGTTCAACAAGGGGTAGCAGCCTTAAAAATTTGGTTGCAGCAGGAAACTGTGCCTGTAGAAGTGATGCGCCAAGCATTACTCAATCACCTGGGCTTGGGGAAATAA
- a CDS encoding alpha/beta fold hydrolase, protein MQATTAPSTTPIPGKYWQWRGHNVYYVRAGEKQSQRPPLLLVHGFGASTDHWRKNITGLCQDFEVFAIDLLGFGRSAKPKLQYSGDLWRDQLHDFIREVIGQKAVLAGNSLGGYASLCVAAQCPDSAAGLVLLNSAGPFSESQPTSEPEALQSEIQPPKQPATLQKLLGDSTKWIFQQPLAQSLLFQYVRQRWVIRQTLEKVYLDKSAITDQLVEEISRPAYDSGAMEVFVSVFSTPQGEKVDVLLKQLTCPLLMLWGEADPWMNARERSQKFRQYYPKLTEHFLTAGHCPHDEVPDRVNQLLGDWVLSI, encoded by the coding sequence ATGCAGGCAACTACAGCCCCCTCTACAACCCCAATTCCTGGTAAATATTGGCAGTGGCGCGGGCACAACGTTTACTATGTGCGTGCGGGAGAAAAACAATCGCAACGTCCGCCCTTGCTTTTGGTACATGGATTTGGTGCTTCCACAGACCACTGGCGCAAGAATATCACAGGATTGTGTCAAGATTTTGAAGTATTTGCGATCGACCTTTTGGGATTCGGGCGATCGGCAAAACCAAAATTGCAGTACAGTGGCGACTTGTGGCGCGATCAACTCCATGATTTTATCAGGGAAGTAATTGGTCAAAAAGCAGTATTAGCGGGTAATTCTCTTGGTGGCTATGCTAGCTTGTGTGTTGCAGCACAATGTCCCGACAGTGCGGCTGGTTTAGTGTTACTCAATAGTGCTGGGCCTTTTAGCGAAAGCCAGCCTACATCTGAGCCTGAAGCTTTACAATCAGAAATTCAGCCACCTAAACAACCCGCTACTTTGCAGAAACTTCTCGGTGACAGTACTAAGTGGATTTTTCAACAACCTTTAGCCCAATCTTTGTTATTTCAATACGTGCGACAACGTTGGGTAATTCGACAAACTCTAGAAAAAGTTTATCTTGACAAGAGTGCGATTACAGACCAATTGGTAGAAGAAATTTCTCGCCCTGCTTACGATTCGGGTGCAATGGAAGTATTTGTGTCAGTCTTTAGCACTCCTCAAGGGGAAAAAGTTGATGTGCTACTAAAGCAATTAACTTGTCCTCTGTTGATGTTGTGGGGAGAAGCTGACCCTTGGATGAATGCTAGAGAACGTTCCCAAAAGTTTCGTCAATATTATCCTAAACTCACGGAACATTTTCTAACAGCCGGTCATTGCCCCCATGATGAAGTACCTGATAGAGTAAACCAACTTTTAGGCGATTGGGTTTTATCTATCTAA
- a CDS encoding RNA methyltransferase, with protein MGLAGLRIVLVEPAGPINVGAIARVMKNFGIHHLVLVNPQCDPLSVEALKMAVHAKEILESAVLVATLPEALHGCVRAIATTGRVRSWETPLEKPRTALPWLLEEPEKPAALIFGREDRGLSNEELNYAQRFVGIPTSPNYVALNLATAVAICCYELSQCVEQPDTQTLPQTELAPLDVVEAYYQQLESLLLKIGYVYPHTAASRMEKFRQLYNRAHLKTGEVAMLRGILQQVEWALKNQRDGENL; from the coding sequence ATGGGTTTGGCTGGATTAAGAATTGTGTTGGTAGAGCCAGCTGGTCCGATAAATGTCGGGGCGATCGCCAGAGTTATGAAAAATTTCGGAATACATCATTTAGTATTAGTAAATCCCCAATGCGATCCGCTATCAGTGGAAGCTTTGAAAATGGCTGTTCATGCTAAGGAAATTTTAGAATCTGCGGTATTAGTGGCGACATTACCAGAAGCATTGCATGGATGTGTACGGGCGATCGCTACTACTGGTCGCGTTCGGAGTTGGGAAACACCCTTAGAAAAACCCCGCACTGCATTACCCTGGTTACTGGAGGAACCAGAAAAACCCGCAGCCCTGATTTTTGGCAGGGAAGACCGGGGATTAAGCAATGAAGAATTAAATTATGCACAAAGGTTTGTTGGCATTCCTACAAGTCCAAATTATGTAGCCCTAAATTTAGCTACCGCTGTAGCAATCTGCTGTTATGAATTGTCACAATGCGTAGAACAACCCGATACTCAGACCTTACCCCAAACAGAACTTGCACCCTTAGATGTTGTAGAAGCATACTACCAGCAATTAGAATCATTATTACTGAAAATTGGTTATGTGTATCCACATACGGCAGCTAGTCGCATGGAAAAATTTCGCCAACTATATAATCGCGCTCACCTGAAAACAGGGGAAGTAGCCATGCTGCGAGGGATTTTGCAGCAGGTAGAATGGGCGCTTAAAAACCAGAGGGATGGTGAAAACTTGTAA